The DNA region GCCATATTCCCATGGATTTCCTTCAATTTTTTCAACGCTTCATCAGAAGTCGTCCCCCACAATCCTTGAGCATCCCTTATCTCTACCTTGTCATTTTCAATTAGAATATAAGATGGAGTTTTAGCTTTCCCTCTCACCAAAATGCCGTCATAACCAGCGTGCTTTACCGCAGCCCCGAGAAAGCCGCCTGCATTTCCAAATCCGTATTGGTCAGGATATGAATGTGGAGATTTCGCAGTCATAACCCACCGAGATGATGCCGTTGCATGTGTGCCTGTCAAAGGTCCTGTCATTATCATCAACAGATTATCGGGGTCAAGAGCGCCTGTCTTTGCCCCAACCTCATCCCAATAAATTCTTGATGCAAGCGCCCTTCCGCCTATGAATTTCTCTGCGTAATCTGGAGTTTTATGCACATCACTTTTTCCTGCAGACAAGTCAACATCTAAAATCTTTCCTCTCCAACCATATTCGCTTATCATTTCTTACTCCCCTTTAAAAATTTATTTTAATTCAAGTTTCTTTACCAACTCCCAAAAGCATTACAATATTCAGCCACATCGTGAATCTCATCAGCTATTTCCACGAGTTTCTTGTATGGATATACAAATGTAAGTTCGTTTTCAGTCATTCCAGTAAATGTCCTCCAAGCAAGGTCGCTCGTAGAAAAAGTCGGCTTCCCGCTGACATAAGGATACCGGACGAGAAAGATACATCCGCCTGTACCTCCAAATCCTTGAACAAACTCGCCAAGATAAGCATGTACACGATTCAACATATCTGCATATTTGGGTTTAAGAAAAAGAAGGACCAAATCAGGCTCTTCCACTTTCTCCAAAGTTCCAACAATCATTGAATCATATTTTTTTTCGGGAAAAACAAGATTCTTATCCAATTCATCATAGTATTTCTTGGCTGTCTTGACATCTTTATGGTAGGGAAAATTTTCCAATATTTCTTCAATCGTCGCTATATGCTCCTCTTCCGTCAATCTCTCTGACGAACCCGTTGAAATCAGCGCTTCAGGACACCGCACATTATCCTTTGTTATATAAAAAACTCGAGGACTCGTTTGTATCTCACCAATAAGAGAGCAAAGCCCCATCATCGTAACTCCCTCATATTGGGGAATATTCTGTTTTTCAATATCATTCTCACTTAAAACTCTCAAAGCAATTATCTCTTTCTCAAGGCACAAATCCTTTTTCAATAGATTACAAATTTCAATTCTATCCATTTTTATACGCTCCTCTATATTCAACATTCAGGTTCTGGACAATATAAATATTTGTTCAAATATTGATAAATTTTAAAGAGCTTAGTCAAGAGATTTTTAAGGATATTTCAACAGTCAATAAAAAAAATGTTCTATAAAGAATGGTTAAATTGTCGACTATAAAAGCACATTATTGTATGATTTATTTTAAAAATAAAGCAACTATACTTCTAAACCTATGGGGAAAAAATTAGTCACAATAGTGATTCCTGTTTACAACGAAGAAAGTATTCTTGAAAAAGCCATCAATGAACTCTTCAATGACATTCAAGAATTTCGTGACAGATATGATTTCGAAGTCATCCTTGCAGAAAATGGCAGTAATGACAACACCCTGAAAAAGGGAGAAGAATTGTCAAAAAAATTCCCTAACTTATCAATTTTTCACTATCCTGAACCTGATTACGGATTGGCATTGAAGGAAGGAATAAGGCGCGCAAAAGGTGAATATGTAATATGCGATGAAATCGACCTATGCTTTAAAGAATTCTATCGTTCTGCCTTCTATGAGTTCGAGAATAATGGAATTGATATGGTTATCGGCTCAAAAGCAATGAAAGGTGCAAAGGACAACAGGCCCTTCAAGAGGCGTCTTGCAACATATATGCTCAACAAAGTCTTGCGGATTATTTTAGGATTTAAAGGCACTGATACTCATGGTGTAAAAGCATTCAAAAAAGAAGCATTGATGCCCGTAATGGAAAAGTGCGTAATTGGAAAAGACATTTTTGCAAGCGAATTTGTTATAAGAGCCGAAAGAGCAGGCATAAAAATAAAAGAAGTGCCGTTGACACTCAATGAAAAACGCGCACCTTCGATAAGATTGAGACACCGTATTCCGAAAGCACTGATGAATATAATGACGCTTTTTTGGAACATAAGAATAAAAAAGAATTGAGGGCACTGATGTGTCTTTGCCAAAAATCGCCTCATTGAATATAGATGTTGACCCTCTGGTATCCTACTATGAAATTTATGGTGTCAACCAAAAACTCAGTTCCGATGATCCTCTTTATCTCAAAGCAATACCAAGATTTCTCAAATTCCTAAAACGCTTGGATATTAAGTCAACTTTTTTTATTACAGCACGCTCATTCTCGGAAAATACTATATCTATGTTGAAAGAAATCAAAAGAGAAGGACATGAAATAGCGAGCCATAGTTTTTCTCACGATTATCATCTCATATTGAATAGCCATGAAAAAATCAAAAAGGATATCGAGGAAAATTTTTCGTTTTTACAAAATGCCGCAGACGAAAACCCTATTGGATTTAGAGCGCCCGGCTATAACATATCAAAGGAATTATTGACAATATTACGACAGGCGGGATATAGATACGACTCTTCTCTACTTCATTCCAGAACATATCTTTATGGCAAAGCTTTTTTTATTGCACTCCAAAAAATAATAGGAAAGGAAACAGCAAGCGTTATTTATAAAAATCCTGATCTCGATTATACTTACAAACCATACAGGATTCGAAAAACGAAAAAAACGAATGATAACAATGCAGAATTGATAGAATTTCCTATTACCTCAGTCTTTTCTATCCCATTTATCGGAACATCAATCATTCTTCTTCCGCGCTTCATTTTAAAATTTCTAATTTCTCAGCTACAAAGAAGAGAATTCATCAATATCGAGCTTCACATCATAGATTTTGCAGACGCCACTGATTCACACCTTTTCGAACCTATTCTTAAAATTCATCCCGGACTCAGAATTCCCTCATCAAAAAAAGAAGAAAGCATAAGCTATGTAGTCACGGCTTTGAAACAGAAAGGATATTCCTTCAAAACACTTGCTGAATGCACAGAACTTTTCTGAAAAAGAAAATTCAATTTTTTATCAAAGTCTTTTTTTGAAATTTAATCAAATAATTTTCCCGTCCCAATTCAAAATACTCTATCTAAAAAAACACTCCTCTCTTTTAGAACTTATCATACTTAAAAAAGGTATAAAGAAGAAGAAATTAAATTCCCGGTCGTGATATTTTTTTTGAATCCTTAATGAATTTTCTGTTTTTTTTAAATATGAAGTCTGCTATTTTATATGTTTGTTTTAATGTTTAAGATTATTTACTATTGAATTAGCTGAAATAAACATTCTGGAATATTTCTGAATATGTGAAGCATCCTGTCTGTCCAAGTAAAAAGAGGAAAATGTAGAAATTTCAACAGGTATTTGTATTTGTTTGTTTATAGACAATAACCACATGTATATCGATATTTTTGATTAACAGTTAAAATATGTGGAACAATGGCGCTAAAAAAATCACAACTCTATAGCTCGCTTTGGCAAAGCTGTGATGAATTGCGCGGCGGAATGGACGCCTCGCAGTACAAAGACTACGTGCTGACACTTCTCTTCCTGAAATATGTTTCTGATAAATCCAAACAAAGTGATGCCCTGATTGAAGTGCCTAAAGAATGCGCCTTTGAGGATATGGTGGGCTTGAAGGGTGATAAGGAGATTGGGGACAAGATCAACAAAATCATCGCAAAAATCGCAGAAGCCAACGACCTGCTGGGAGTAATCGATCAGGCGGACTTCAACGACGAGGCAAAGCTTGGACGAGGCAAGGAGATGACGGATCGGCTCTCAAAGCTTATTGCCATCTTTGAAGGACTGGATTTCAGCACCAATCGAGCTGAAGGCGATGATCTTCTGGGCGATGCCTATGAGTACCTGATGCGCCATTTTGCTACTGAAAGCGGCAAAAGCAAGGGACAGTTCTACACGCCTGCAGAGGTTTCCCGGGTGATGTCACAGGTAATTGGCATCGAGCGAGCTAAAGAACTGGATTCGCCCACAGTGTACGATCCTACTTGCGGTTCGGGGTCGTTGCTGATCAAGGCGGCAAATGAAGCCAACACACCCAAACTTGCCATCTATGGGCAGGAGATGGATGTAGCTACTTGGGCGCTGGCAAAGATGAATATGTTTCTACACGGCTATCCCACCGCAGAAATCTGGCACGGAAACACTCTATCCGATCCCCATTTCAAAAACCGAGACGGCAAACTAAAAACTTTCGACTTTGCCGTGGCAAATCCGCCCTTTTCACAGAAAAACTGGACCAGCGGGTTGGATCTGGAGCATGACGAATTTGACCGCTTTGACTATGGCATACCTCCGGCAAAAAACGGCGATTATGCATTTCTATTGCATCTGGTCAAATCGCTGAAAAGCAGCGGTAAGGGTGCAATAATTCTGCCCCATGGGGTGCTCTTTCGCGGCAACCGTGAGGCGGACATCCGCCGTGAATTGGTGTGCCGCGGCTATATCAAGGGCGTCATAGGACTGCCGCCCAACCTTTTTTACGGCACCGGCATACCCGCCTGCATCGTCGTGATAGACAAGGAAGGTGCGCCCACGCGAAAAGGCATTTTTATGATTGATGCCTCCAAAGACTATATTAAGGACGGCAACAAAAACCGCTTGCGCGAGCAGGACATCCATAAAATCGTGGATGTCTTCAACAACCAGATAGAAATCCCCGGCTACTCCCGGATGGTTCTCATCACCGAAATCGCAGATTCCAAAAACGGCTACAACCTGAACATTCCCCGTTACATCGACTCCAGTGAGTCGGAAGACCTACACGATCTGCACGCCCATATTCACGGTGGCATACCGGAGGGCGATATCGACGCATTGCAGGAATACTGGCAGGTTTTTTCCACCTTGCGGCAGGAGCTGTTCCAAAACAATGGCAGGAACGGTTACTGCGAGCCACGCATCGCACCCAACCAGATTAAACAAACCATCACCGCCCATCAGGAGTTCACCGCTTACGCTGAAGGAGTGAAGAAAATCTTTCAGAAGTGGCAGGAGGCGCACCGCGAGCGGTTGATGAATCTAAAAGAGAATGACCATCCCAAAACGCTGATTCGCGAGCTGGCGGAGGATTTACTGAAACGCTTTACGGATGTACTGCTTTTGGACAAATATGATGTTTATCAGCGGCTGATGGACTACTGGCTGGAGACGATGCAGGACGATGTCTATCTGATCGTCTCCGAAGGGTGGCAGGAA from Candidatus Schekmanbacteria bacterium includes:
- a CDS encoding glycosyltransferase; this translates as MGKKLVTIVIPVYNEESILEKAINELFNDIQEFRDRYDFEVILAENGSNDNTLKKGEELSKKFPNLSIFHYPEPDYGLALKEGIRRAKGEYVICDEIDLCFKEFYRSAFYEFENNGIDMVIGSKAMKGAKDNRPFKRRLATYMLNKVLRIILGFKGTDTHGVKAFKKEALMPVMEKCVIGKDIFASEFVIRAERAGIKIKEVPLTLNEKRAPSIRLRHRIPKALMNIMTLFWNIRIKKN
- a CDS encoding type I restriction endonuclease subunit M, giving the protein MALKKSQLYSSLWQSCDELRGGMDASQYKDYVLTLLFLKYVSDKSKQSDALIEVPKECAFEDMVGLKGDKEIGDKINKIIAKIAEANDLLGVIDQADFNDEAKLGRGKEMTDRLSKLIAIFEGLDFSTNRAEGDDLLGDAYEYLMRHFATESGKSKGQFYTPAEVSRVMSQVIGIERAKELDSPTVYDPTCGSGSLLIKAANEANTPKLAIYGQEMDVATWALAKMNMFLHGYPTAEIWHGNTLSDPHFKNRDGKLKTFDFAVANPPFSQKNWTSGLDLEHDEFDRFDYGIPPAKNGDYAFLLHLVKSLKSSGKGAIILPHGVLFRGNREADIRRELVCRGYIKGVIGLPPNLFYGTGIPACIVVIDKEGAPTRKGIFMIDASKDYIKDGNKNRLREQDIHKIVDVFNNQIEIPGYSRMVLITEIADSKNGYNLNIPRYIDSSESEDLHDLHAHIHGGIPEGDIDALQEYWQVFSTLRQELFQNNGRNGYCEPRIAPNQIKQTITAHQEFTAYAEGVKKIFQKWQEAHRERLMNLKENDHPKTLIRELAEDLLKRFTDVLLLDKYDVYQRLMDYWLETMQDDVYLIVSEGWQEAAKPRTVIEDKARKIKETPDLTIGRQKYKMDLLPPALIVARYFTEAQAKLEDLQAMADEAAQALESFVEEHSGEEGALEDVVNDKGKVTKAAVNQKLKELGADAELAEERQVLEQCLALIEAEAAARKMVKEAQEELARQTLEKYDELTEEEIKTLVIKNKWFAALNDSIEGEIQRVVQRLTERIKELEERYAEPLPEIEKEVETYEAKVKEHLKKMGLEF